One Synergistaceae bacterium genomic region harbors:
- a CDS encoding tripartite tricarboxylate transporter substrate binding protein: protein MFRKTILTVAVISLCMFLTEGTGMASGADNWPDKSRPVTMLIPFAAGGGTDFNARLVAKVLSDQLGLRVNSINRTGGQGVIGHTAIAQGTPDGYTMGDIECELNMMHWAGLTDLTYRDVTPIAMIVRSFGGLHVKADSPHKTAKELFDAIKTGSKKLKGSGAAHGGIWHLCAAGMLQGEGISIDDIIWVPNEGSAPSLQDLAAGGLDFVVCSFNEAGPLIAAGKIRTLASISPERLPLFPDVPTLKEATGNTWILSPWGGIAAPGGLPEDLKVKLGEAMKKVCESQDFQEAMKKVGKFPVYMGPDEFKAFLAQDDVEFGKVMKAVGIVK, encoded by the coding sequence ATGTTTCGGAAGACGATTTTAACGGTGGCAGTGATTTCTTTGTGTATGTTTTTGACGGAGGGGACAGGGATGGCCTCAGGCGCCGATAACTGGCCCGACAAGAGCAGGCCCGTCACCATGCTGATTCCCTTCGCCGCGGGCGGTGGAACCGATTTCAACGCACGTCTCGTGGCAAAGGTTTTGAGCGACCAGCTGGGGCTTCGAGTGAACAGCATCAACCGGACGGGCGGACAGGGCGTCATCGGCCATACGGCCATCGCGCAGGGAACGCCCGACGGCTACACCATGGGCGACATCGAATGTGAGCTCAACATGATGCACTGGGCCGGACTCACCGACCTGACTTATCGCGACGTGACGCCCATCGCCATGATTGTCCGCTCCTTCGGCGGCCTTCACGTCAAAGCCGATTCTCCCCATAAAACCGCGAAGGAGCTCTTCGACGCCATCAAGACGGGCTCGAAAAAGCTGAAGGGCTCAGGCGCGGCCCACGGCGGGATCTGGCACCTCTGCGCCGCCGGAATGCTGCAGGGTGAGGGAATAAGCATCGACGACATCATCTGGGTTCCAAACGAGGGCTCGGCCCCGTCGCTTCAGGATTTGGCGGCCGGCGGGCTGGATTTTGTGGTTTGTTCCTTCAACGAGGCCGGCCCTCTGATTGCTGCGGGGAAAATCCGCACCCTCGCCTCCATATCTCCGGAGCGGCTGCCCCTTTTCCCGGACGTTCCCACGCTGAAGGAGGCCACCGGCAACACCTGGATTCTGAGCCCCTGGGGCGGGATAGCGGCTCCCGGCGGACTGCCCGAGGACCTGAAGGTAAAACTTGGAGAAGCGATGAAAAAGGTCTGTGAATCTCAGGATTTTCAGGAAGCGATGAAAAAGGTCGGGAAATTTCCGGTCTACATGGGGCCTGACGAGTTCAAAGCCTTCCTCGCGCAGGACGACGTCGAGTTCGGAAAGGTTATGAAGGCCGTCGGCATCGTCAAATAA
- a CDS encoding tripartite tricarboxylate transporter TctB family protein: MKFNDAVFGIFFLIFSTLIMIRAHSLPSLPNYAYGAGFFPALTAAAMFVCGALLTVRGLKSGVRVFTPGEWMKSPKLVSNLLLVPLNLLFYIFFANRLGFLLTGIIMLTCTIGWLRRRLLSTLVISLCLTIFAYAFFYRLMMVPLPAGILGF; this comes from the coding sequence ATGAAGTTCAACGATGCTGTATTTGGCATATTTTTCCTGATTTTTTCGACTCTGATCATGATTCGCGCCCATTCTCTTCCCTCTTTGCCGAACTACGCCTATGGAGCGGGTTTTTTCCCGGCGCTCACGGCGGCGGCCATGTTCGTCTGCGGGGCGCTGCTGACCGTTCGCGGGCTGAAGTCCGGGGTCAGAGTCTTCACTCCCGGCGAATGGATGAAATCCCCAAAACTCGTATCGAACCTACTGCTCGTCCCTCTGAACCTGCTCTTCTATATCTTTTTCGCCAATCGGCTCGGTTTCCTTCTGACGGGGATCATCATGCTGACCTGCACCATCGGATGGCTTCGAAGACGGCTGTTGAGCACTCTCGTCATTTCTCTGTGCCTGACGATTTTCGCCTACGCCTTTTTCTATCGCCTCATGATGGTTCCGCTTCCAGCCGGAATTCTCGGCTTCTGA